GAATTTCCCAACTTCTCCATCAAGAGCAACCGTTTGATCAAAAACGGTCGGGATTTTAGCGATAAAATCAGTGCTTTCTTGTTCCTTCATAAAAGCGGTCGGACTATCTGCCATCATTTGCAAAGGAGATTCAAAAATCGTATAAAGCGCCAATTGATGACATCTTGTTCCCTGACTCATTGGAGCTGAATGATTTGGTTTGAATTCACTTTTAGTTGCATTTCGCATTGCGCCCGGCGTGTAATCCATTGGGCCGGCCATCATTCGGATAAACGGAATTGTAGTATCGTACAATGGCACATCATCATTTGGCGTCCATTTATTGTTTTCTAAACCTTTTACACCTTCAAAATTCAGGATATTTGGAAAAGTTCTCTGGATTCCAGTTGGTTTGTACATTCCGTGGAAATCTAAAATCAATTTATAATTCGCAGCTTTCTGCGAAATATCATAAACGGAATTCACCATTTTGGCATCGTCCCGATCTAAGAAATCAACTTTAAAACCTTTTATTCCTAAATTGGCATAATTCTTCAAAATTCCGTCTGTGTTTTTGGTCAACGCCATCCATGAACTCCATAAAATTATACCAACATTTCGTTCTTTTCCGTAAGCGATTAAAGCTAGTAAATCAACATTCGGGTTGTGTTTCATGATGTCTTCTTCCAAACTCCAGCCTTCATCTAAAACAACATATTCAACTTTGTTTTTAGAAGCAAAATCAATGTAATATTGGTATGTTTTAGTATTAATTCCGGCCTTAAAATCGACGTTATAAATATTCCAGTCGTTCCACCAATCCCAGGCTACTTTTCCTGGTTTTATCCACGAAATGTCTTTTATTTTTGAAGGTTCAGCTAATTTTTGAACCATATCATTATTGGCTAAAGCTGCATCATTTTCAGAAATCACAATCGCGCGCCACGGGAAAGATCTTGTTCCTTTGGTTTTAACCAAATAATCAGCTCTTTCTGTAATTAATCGGTTAATATTATTGAATCCGCCGTTGGTTTCTTTTAAGGGATATTTAGAAAAACGAGATTCAAAACCTGTTTTGTCTTTTTTGTTTGTTACAAATAATCCCGGATAATCTTCGAGATCAGCCTCAAGAAAAACGGCTTTTTTATTATTTTTAAAATCAATTAATAAAGGAAGAAATGCTAAAGTATCTTTTGCAAATTCGCTGATTTTTTTGTTCTCATAATGTGCTTCAAAAGAAGAAATATAAGGATCTTTAGGGTTTCTCAAATCTCTCACATAAGGTATGAAAGTATTATAATCCTGATCAAAGTTTAAAACTACTTCTTCAGATTTTATAGTAATATCTTTTTTCTTTTTAGTTATAAATCGATACGCTGCTCCATCATCAAAAACACGATATTCGATACTGAAATCATTTTTGAAATTTAAAGTCAGTTGATTATAATGATTTTGAACTGATTTCTTTTTGTAAAGCGGTGTTTCAAATGAATTGTTTACAGTTTCTTTTTTTGAATTAATAACAACAGGTTTCTTTCCTAAAACCTGATTTTCATCTAAAGTTAAAGCCATTTCTGAAGATGCCAGAATCAAATCTTTTTCATGCGATATTGACCATGAAATTTTATCATCAATTGTGATTTTAACTTCAATTTTTCCATCGGGAGAATTTACTGTAAACTCTTGTTTTTTCTGCGAAAAAGAAAGATTTAGAAATAGTAGACAAAAAAGAATAAATGTGTTTTTCATGCGGGTATTTTTTGAAACCATATAAGTGATATAAGTTCATTTAATAAGTTTTAATCTGTGGACATCTGCTTTGATCTTTTTAAATCTGCGTGAAAAATCTATGCGTAAAAACATTTCACGCAGATTTAAAGAGATTTCAGCAGATTAAATTAGATTTTTATATTTTATTAAATGAACTTATATGACTTATATGGTCTAGATAAATTATTTTTTCTTCAATTCTAAATTGTATTTTTTTACAATTTCCAGAGTAGATTTGTCTCCGTTAAAAACAGAATTCAAACCTTGTGGTTCCTGCGGCGGGTCTGTTGTTAAAGGTTCGCCGGGATTCCATTTTCCGTCAGGGTGAATTGCTTTTCCTTCACCGCCGTAACCCCAAAAATTGGCTGCCTGTAAAGGTCCTCCATTTTTATGGCTTTCTAAGACTCTTCCAAAAATGAAGCTGTAAAATTGGTCACGGTAAACAGATGGCGCACCCGCATTTAAATTTTCATGTTCTCTCGGAAGTCCAAATTCTTCGATAATAATGGGTCTTTTTAAATTATTAGCAACTTTAATATGATCGTCAATATATTTTCCGGCATTTTCGATCGTTTTTGGCATTGTCGCTTCGGCATTATCGGCTTTGAACCAGTTCCAGTTTTTGGGCCAGATGTGCATTGTTAGATAATCAATATTTGGGTTTTGATGTGTTCTTTCAAAAATTTCCATGCTGTCGTTTGAACTGTTTTTTCCTTCAGATCCGGTAGAAACTAAATGATTTTTGTCTAAACTGTCAATTAGATCCACAATATTATTCAGCCATTTTGTGAATTTGGCTTCGTTTTCTGTTGTAAAAAGACGCGGTTCGTTTCCAACCTGCCAGGACATAATGGTATTATCTTCGGTATATTTCTTTTTAGAATATTGGTTTGTTCTTCCAATAATAAATTTTACATGATTGTTGAGTGCTTCCATACATGGTTCGCAGCTGTGAAATTGCTCTGTATACGACATAAACTGAGGCCAGGTATTGGGGGGGATATTTGGAACCGGAATTGCGCCTTTGCCATTCCATTCTAA
This portion of the Flavobacterium gelatinilyticum genome encodes:
- a CDS encoding glycoside hydrolase family 97 protein, with the translated sequence MKNTFILFCLLFLNLSFSQKKQEFTVNSPDGKIEVKITIDDKISWSISHEKDLILASSEMALTLDENQVLGKKPVVINSKKETVNNSFETPLYKKKSVQNHYNQLTLNFKNDFSIEYRVFDDGAAYRFITKKKKDITIKSEEVVLNFDQDYNTFIPYVRDLRNPKDPYISSFEAHYENKKISEFAKDTLAFLPLLIDFKNNKKAVFLEADLEDYPGLFVTNKKDKTGFESRFSKYPLKETNGGFNNINRLITERADYLVKTKGTRSFPWRAIVISENDAALANNDMVQKLAEPSKIKDISWIKPGKVAWDWWNDWNIYNVDFKAGINTKTYQYYIDFASKNKVEYVVLDEGWSLEEDIMKHNPNVDLLALIAYGKERNVGIILWSSWMALTKNTDGILKNYANLGIKGFKVDFLDRDDAKMVNSVYDISQKAANYKLILDFHGMYKPTGIQRTFPNILNFEGVKGLENNKWTPNDDVPLYDTTIPFIRMMAGPMDYTPGAMRNATKSEFKPNHSAPMSQGTRCHQLALYTIFESPLQMMADSPTAFMKEQESTDFIAKIPTVFDQTVALDGEVGKFVSIARKKDNIWYLGAITNWDSRDITIDFSFLEKGKKFQAEIFSDGVNADKAAVDYKKEIVTVDSTTKLKYRLANGGGLAMIIQ
- a CDS encoding glycoside hydrolase 5 family protein, which translates into the protein MKNRFFKTLSAALLLTSIACQAQEKITVKGNEFYKGDKPYAYIGTNYWYGSMLASKKIGDRKRLLRELDFMKKNGIDNLRILVGADGGKYDFTVRPALQYEQGKYDEDLLDGLDFLINEMSKRKMYAVLYLTNNWEWSGGMSQYLEWNGKGAIPVPNIPPNTWPQFMSYTEQFHSCEPCMEALNNHVKFIIGRTNQYSKKKYTEDNTIMSWQVGNEPRLFTTENEAKFTKWLNNIVDLIDSLDKNHLVSTGSEGKNSSNDSMEIFERTHQNPNIDYLTMHIWPKNWNWFKADNAEATMPKTIENAGKYIDDHIKVANNLKRPIIIEEFGLPREHENLNAGAPSVYRDQFYSFIFGRVLESHKNGGPLQAANFWGYGGEGKAIHPDGKWNPGEPLTTDPPQEPQGLNSVFNGDKSTLEIVKKYNLELKKK